One window of the Pirellulales bacterium genome contains the following:
- a CDS encoding tetratricopeptide repeat protein, which produces MASSSRVLKSRELPQALRLAQAGRRREAIVLLRELSQQHPTDALVWFHLGAMLDASGKMREAIPCYLRALRLNPRHPQHYEMCLYLCSSYRKTDRPVAARRWLNQAKTFHRDTSLQRRLERLLNSGRS; this is translated from the coding sequence ATGGCTTCCTCGTCACGAGTTTTAAAATCGCGGGAGCTTCCTCAGGCATTACGTTTAGCGCAAGCCGGTCGCCGCCGCGAAGCCATTGTGCTACTGCGCGAACTCTCCCAGCAGCACCCCACAGACGCCTTGGTTTGGTTCCATTTGGGCGCCATGCTCGATGCCAGCGGAAAAATGCGCGAAGCCATTCCCTGTTATTTGCGGGCCTTGCGGCTGAATCCGCGGCATCCGCAGCATTACGAAATGTGCCTGTACCTGTGCAGTTCGTATCGTAAAACGGATCGTCCGGTGGCCGCGCGGCGCTGGCTCAACCAAGCAAAAACATTCCATCGCGACACCTCGCTCCAGCGCAGGCTGGAACGCTTGCTAAATTCTGGACGGTCATAA
- the topA gene encoding type I DNA topoisomerase — protein MAKKTPKAGAKSLVIVESPAKARTISKFLGRDFTVEASIGHIRDLPQGAKEIPAEFKDQAWSRLGVNVEKNFDPLYVIPHGKTAHVKKLRSLVKDAKDLYLATDEDREGEAISWHLNEVLQPKVPVHRLVFHEITKGAIQEALQHPRDIDQDLVRAQETRRILDRLYGYEVSPLLWRKVRPKLSAGRVQSVAVRLIVERERQRMAFHSATYWDLLATFANAAKTQFAATLIAVNGKQIPAGKDFDSATGKLKDSGLLQLDEKETQELAQRLRGAEFRVASLEVKPYTSKPYPPFTTSTLQQEANRKLGFTARRTMQGAQSLYENGHITYMRTDSTNLASVAIETARSLVASQYGAEYLPQSPRVYATKVKNAQEAHEAIRPAGSPFDFPEQLRAGLNPDEFKLYDLIWKRTMASQMVDCRGQRITVTIAGGGAEFTAAGKTIEFPGYLRAYVEGSDDPEAELADREAVLPSLEQGEKLQLAGNGLEPKSHTTQPSGRFSEAALTRALEELGIGRPSTYATIIDTIQARNYVFKKGGALVPTWTAFAVTQLLEKHLQELVDYGFTAQMEDDLDAISRGEQAQADYLRKFYFGNGQPGLKKHLDKKIDEIDARDVSRVLLSEPKGEPPLYVRVGRYGPFIEQGEQRASLPEGLAPEELTLEKCRELFSHASQAEEPLGVCPETGKPVFLKVGRFGPYIQRGTPDDEEKPQNASLLKGMALENIDLATALKLLSLPRNLGTHPENGQTVTAFNGRFGPYIKCGEETRSLPAGVSPLEVTFNEALELLKQPKAQRRGFGAKKEPLKVFDPSPVTKNPVQLLDGRYGQYVTDGVTNASVPKNTTPEEVTFEFALRLLAERAAAGPSQKRGARRGGKSNAAKSGGAKESKAKPSGGKSRRAVASKSA, from the coding sequence ATGGCGAAAAAAACCCCCAAAGCCGGCGCAAAGAGTTTGGTGATTGTTGAATCGCCTGCGAAGGCCCGCACCATCAGCAAGTTCCTGGGCCGCGACTTCACCGTTGAGGCCAGCATTGGGCACATTCGCGATTTGCCGCAGGGCGCCAAGGAGATTCCGGCTGAATTTAAGGACCAGGCCTGGTCGCGGCTGGGCGTGAATGTGGAGAAAAATTTTGATCCGCTTTATGTTATCCCGCATGGCAAAACGGCTCACGTCAAAAAACTTCGCAGCCTGGTCAAAGACGCGAAAGACCTATATCTAGCGACGGACGAAGACCGTGAAGGGGAAGCCATTAGTTGGCACCTGAACGAAGTGCTGCAGCCAAAGGTTCCTGTCCACCGGCTCGTGTTTCACGAAATTACCAAAGGCGCCATTCAGGAGGCGCTGCAGCATCCGCGCGATATTGATCAAGACCTGGTCCGGGCCCAGGAAACGCGCCGCATTTTGGATCGGCTGTATGGTTACGAAGTATCGCCGCTGTTATGGCGCAAGGTGCGGCCCAAGCTCTCCGCCGGCCGGGTGCAAAGCGTGGCCGTGAGGTTAATTGTGGAGCGGGAACGGCAGCGGATGGCATTTCATTCCGCCACGTACTGGGACTTGCTGGCCACATTCGCCAATGCTGCCAAAACGCAATTTGCGGCCACGTTGATTGCGGTCAACGGTAAGCAAATTCCGGCTGGAAAAGATTTCGACTCTGCCACCGGAAAATTAAAAGATTCCGGCCTGCTGCAGCTGGATGAGAAAGAGACGCAGGAACTTGCCCAGCGATTGCGCGGCGCAGAGTTTCGCGTTGCTTCGCTGGAAGTGAAACCGTACACGTCCAAGCCTTATCCGCCGTTTACCACCAGCACGCTGCAGCAGGAAGCCAATCGCAAGTTGGGCTTTACGGCCCGCCGCACCATGCAGGGGGCGCAAAGCTTGTACGAAAACGGCCACATCACGTACATGCGCACCGACTCAACCAACTTGGCCAGCGTGGCCATCGAAACGGCGCGGTCATTAGTGGCTTCGCAATACGGCGCGGAATATCTGCCGCAAAGCCCGCGCGTGTATGCGACCAAAGTGAAAAATGCCCAGGAAGCGCACGAGGCCATTCGCCCCGCCGGCAGCCCGTTCGATTTTCCCGAGCAATTGCGTGCCGGCCTCAACCCCGACGAGTTCAAGCTGTACGATTTGATCTGGAAGCGGACCATGGCCAGCCAAATGGTCGATTGCCGCGGCCAACGCATTACTGTCACCATTGCCGGCGGCGGCGCGGAATTTACCGCGGCGGGCAAGACGATCGAATTCCCCGGTTACTTGCGGGCCTATGTGGAAGGCTCCGACGATCCGGAGGCGGAATTGGCCGATCGAGAAGCGGTTCTGCCCTCGTTGGAACAAGGAGAGAAATTGCAATTGGCCGGCAATGGCTTGGAGCCGAAAAGCCACACCACGCAACCCTCGGGGCGTTTCAGCGAAGCCGCGCTTACCCGGGCGCTAGAAGAGTTGGGCATTGGTCGACCCAGCACGTACGCCACCATCATCGACACCATTCAAGCGCGCAACTACGTGTTTAAGAAGGGGGGCGCCCTGGTGCCCACCTGGACGGCCTTCGCAGTCACGCAGTTGTTGGAAAAGCACCTGCAGGAATTAGTCGATTATGGCTTCACGGCACAAATGGAAGACGATTTGGATGCCATTAGTCGCGGCGAGCAAGCCCAGGCAGATTACTTGCGAAAGTTTTATTTCGGCAACGGCCAACCGGGGTTGAAAAAACATTTGGACAAAAAAATCGACGAAATCGACGCCCGCGATGTCAGCCGGGTGTTGTTGTCGGAACCAAAAGGCGAGCCGCCCCTTTATGTGCGCGTGGGCCGCTATGGTCCGTTCATCGAGCAAGGAGAGCAACGGGCATCGTTGCCCGAGGGGCTGGCGCCGGAAGAGCTTACGCTGGAAAAATGCCGCGAGCTATTCTCGCACGCCTCGCAAGCGGAAGAGCCGTTGGGCGTTTGTCCGGAAACCGGCAAGCCGGTATTTTTGAAAGTGGGCCGCTTCGGACCGTATATTCAACGGGGCACGCCCGATGACGAAGAGAAGCCCCAAAATGCCTCGCTGCTCAAAGGCATGGCGCTGGAGAACATCGATCTGGCCACGGCGCTTAAGCTGCTGAGCCTGCCGCGCAATTTGGGAACGCATCCGGAAAACGGTCAAACCGTAACCGCATTCAACGGCCGGTTTGGACCATACATTAAGTGCGGCGAGGAAACACGCTCCTTGCCGGCAGGCGTTTCGCCGCTAGAGGTCACTTTCAACGAGGCGCTGGAGCTGCTCAAGCAACCCAAGGCTCAGCGGCGCGGCTTTGGCGCCAAGAAGGAACCGCTGAAGGTGTTCGATCCTTCGCCGGTCACCAAAAATCCGGTGCAATTGCTCGACGGCCGCTACGGCCAATATGTGACCGACGGCGTTACCAACGCCTCGGTGCCGAAAAATACCACGCCGGAAGAGGTAACCTTCGAGTTTGCACTGCGGCTATTGGCCGAACGGGCGGCCGCTGGTCCATCGCAGAAACGGGGCGCGCGCCGCGGCGGAAAGTCAAACGCAGCCAAAAGCGGCGGAGCGAAGGAAAGTAAAGCCAAGCCCAGTGGAGGGAAGTCGCGGCGGGCTGTGGCATCGAAATCGGCGTAA